One genomic segment of Streptomyces sp. RKND-216 includes these proteins:
- a CDS encoding acyl-CoA synthetase has translation MSSLFPALRESPDRTALRFGPDVLTYGELDAASAALAEKIAGAGRVAVWATPSPHTAVAVVAALRAGVPAVPLNPRTGTRELAHILGDSSPALVLATSGDVLPEGPDTLPRVDVSLTTGATPGAAVPAPEEPGPETAALVVYTSGTTGPPKGAVIPRRAVAHTLDALAGAWGWTADDVLVHALPLFHVHGLVLGVLGPLRRGGAVHHLGRFDVTAVARELAGPGTMLFGVPTMYHRLAEAVADDRELVSALSGARLLVSGSAPLPLRDHQRIAEATGRHVVERYGMTETLMNTSVRLADDGRSLSPARPGTVGPALDGVELRLVDEAGAPLEARDGETVGEVEVRGLSLFTGYLDRPEATAAAFTPDGWFRTGDMATTDAAGAVTLVGRKSTDLVKSGGYKIGAGEIENALLEHPGVAEAAVTGEPDPDLGERVVAWVVPRDAASPPGERELAEHVSALLAPHKRPRRVRYLDALPRNDMGKILKRALDA, from the coding sequence GTGTCGTCCCTCTTCCCAGCACTGCGCGAGAGCCCGGACCGGACCGCCCTGCGGTTCGGTCCGGACGTCCTGACGTACGGCGAACTGGACGCCGCGTCCGCGGCGCTGGCGGAGAAGATCGCCGGGGCCGGCCGGGTCGCCGTCTGGGCGACACCGTCCCCGCACACGGCGGTCGCCGTGGTCGCCGCGCTGCGGGCCGGCGTACCCGCGGTGCCGTTGAACCCGCGGACCGGCACCCGGGAACTGGCACACATCCTCGGCGACAGCTCCCCGGCGCTGGTCCTCGCCACGTCCGGCGACGTGCTCCCCGAGGGCCCCGACACGCTGCCCCGCGTGGACGTGTCCCTGACGACCGGGGCGACACCGGGGGCCGCCGTGCCCGCGCCCGAGGAGCCGGGGCCGGAGACAGCCGCGCTGGTCGTCTACACCTCCGGCACCACCGGTCCGCCGAAGGGCGCGGTGATCCCGCGCCGCGCCGTCGCGCACACCCTGGATGCGCTGGCCGGCGCGTGGGGGTGGACGGCGGACGACGTACTGGTGCACGCCCTGCCGCTGTTCCATGTGCACGGCCTGGTGCTGGGCGTCCTTGGCCCGCTGCGGCGCGGCGGCGCCGTGCACCACCTGGGTCGCTTCGACGTGACGGCGGTGGCCCGCGAACTGGCCGGTCCCGGCACGATGCTGTTCGGCGTGCCCACCATGTACCACCGGCTCGCCGAGGCCGTGGCCGACGACCGGGAGCTGGTCAGCGCCCTGTCGGGGGCCCGGTTGCTGGTCTCCGGGTCCGCGCCGTTGCCGCTGCGCGACCACCAGCGGATCGCCGAGGCGACCGGCCGTCACGTGGTCGAGCGCTACGGGATGACGGAGACGCTGATGAACACCAGCGTGCGCCTGGCCGACGACGGACGGTCCCTGAGCCCCGCCCGGCCCGGCACGGTCGGGCCGGCGCTGGACGGCGTGGAGCTGCGGCTGGTGGACGAGGCAGGTGCGCCGCTGGAGGCGCGGGACGGCGAGACCGTGGGCGAGGTGGAGGTACGGGGTCTCTCGCTGTTCACCGGCTATCTGGACCGCCCGGAGGCCACCGCGGCGGCGTTCACCCCGGACGGCTGGTTCCGCACCGGGGACATGGCGACCACCGATGCGGCGGGCGCGGTGACCCTCGTCGGCCGCAAGTCGACCGATCTGGTGAAGAGCGGCGGGTACAAGATCGGCGCGGGCGAGATCGAGAACGCGCTGCTGGAGCACCCCGGTGTGGCGGAGGCCGCCGTGACCGGCGAACCGGATCCGGACCTGGGCGAGCGCGTCGTGGCGTGGGTCGTGCCCCGGGACGCCGCCTCGCCGCCCGGCGAACGCGAACTGGCCGAGCACGTCTCCGCACTCCTCGCCCCGCACAAGCGGCCGCGCCGCGTGCGCTACCTGGACGCCCTGCCCCGCAACGACATGGGCAAGATCCTCAAGCGCGCGCTCGATGCCTGA
- a CDS encoding extracellular solute-binding protein: MPVSYRRRGAVRALALALSSALLAACGLIGESEDGRTLTVWLMEGSLTDGLTRDLVRDYEAGHPGVEVEVVVQQWPGIDRKVTAALRSGDGPDVIEVGNTQVAQYVQTGKVQNLTIRMMDLGSDEWLPALGASGQVDGFQYGVPFYAANRVVVYRKDLFEAAGIDSPPRTRDAWLTATAALDAPPGQQGIYLPGRNWYVLAGFVWDEGGRLADERSGRWSGALDTPQALRAMDFYRELQSHGEAPPASDEANPDQEQVFAEGRVAQLITVPGGARLITDANPDLKGKLGFFPVPGEKPDEPCAVFTGGSVLIMPDGEGLDEEAYAFVKLLSGDRWQRRIAGEMSYVPNKARLAGALDGDPGAEAMARAAEHGHTVPASPSWGALEADNPITRYMTAVLRGEAKRPAAQRASATISRVLNGTG; this comes from the coding sequence ATGCCCGTTTCGTACCGGAGGAGAGGCGCCGTCCGTGCCCTCGCGCTCGCCCTGAGCAGCGCCCTGCTCGCCGCCTGCGGCCTCATCGGCGAGAGCGAGGACGGCCGGACGCTGACGGTGTGGCTGATGGAGGGCAGCCTCACCGACGGCCTCACCCGCGACCTGGTCCGCGACTACGAGGCCGGGCACCCGGGCGTCGAGGTGGAGGTGGTCGTGCAGCAGTGGCCCGGAATCGACCGGAAGGTGACCGCCGCGCTGCGGTCCGGCGACGGCCCCGACGTCATCGAGGTCGGGAACACGCAGGTCGCGCAGTACGTGCAGACGGGGAAGGTGCAGAACCTGACCATCCGGATGATGGACCTGGGCAGCGACGAGTGGCTGCCCGCCCTCGGGGCGTCCGGCCAGGTGGACGGCTTCCAGTACGGCGTCCCGTTCTACGCCGCCAACCGGGTCGTGGTCTACCGCAAGGACCTGTTCGAGGCGGCCGGGATCGACTCCCCGCCCCGCACCCGGGACGCGTGGCTGACCGCGACGGCCGCGCTGGACGCCCCGCCCGGCCAGCAGGGCATCTACCTGCCGGGCCGGAACTGGTACGTGCTGGCCGGTTTCGTGTGGGACGAGGGTGGCCGACTGGCCGACGAGCGCAGCGGCCGGTGGAGCGGCGCCCTGGACACCCCGCAGGCGCTGCGGGCCATGGACTTCTACCGCGAACTCCAGTCCCACGGGGAGGCGCCGCCCGCTTCCGACGAGGCGAACCCGGACCAGGAGCAGGTGTTCGCGGAGGGCCGCGTGGCCCAGCTGATCACCGTGCCCGGCGGCGCGCGCCTGATCACGGACGCCAACCCGGACCTGAAGGGCAAGCTGGGCTTCTTCCCCGTCCCGGGCGAGAAGCCGGACGAGCCGTGTGCGGTGTTCACCGGCGGCTCGGTGCTGATCATGCCGGACGGCGAGGGCCTCGACGAGGAGGCGTACGCCTTCGTCAAGCTGCTGTCCGGCGACCGGTGGCAGCGGCGCATCGCCGGGGAGATGAGCTACGTGCCGAACAAGGCGAGGCTCGCCGGCGCACTGGACGGCGACCCGGGTGCGGAGGCCATGGCGCGCGCGGCCGAGCACGGGCACACCGTCCCCGCCTCTCCGTCCTGGGGCGCGCTGGAGGCGGACAACCCGATCACCCGCTACATGACCGCCGTGCTGCGCGGCGAGGCGAAGCGCCCTGCGGCGCAGCGGGCGTCCGCGACCATCAGCCGGGTGCTCAACGGCACCGGCTGA
- a CDS encoding lipase maturation factor family protein → MDWFTAPELWLAREMAQRGLALLYVVAFLTSALQFRPLIGEKGILPADRFVRAVPFRSAPGLFQWHFSDRFFAAVAWSGAALAAALAAGAGDAVPLGAAMAAWAVLWALYLSIVNVGQTWYGFGWESLLLEAGFLAVFLGNDSVGPPVLVLWLLRWLLFRVEFGAGLIKWRGDHCWRELTCLDHHHETQPMPGPFSWHFHQLPRRMHRVEVAANHVTQLLVPFALLLPQPVAGAAAALMIVTQLWLVLSGNFAWLNWLTVVIACAALDTSLVTGPRAYGATPLWFAALVCALTVLVAVLSYRPVRNLTSPRQRMNRSFDPLHLVNTYGAFGSVTRVRQEIVLEGTDAEHPDEDTVWREYDFRGKPGDPRRRPRQYAPYHLRLDWMMWFAALSPAYARGWFDAFVLRLLRSDPDTLRLLRRNPFPDGAPTHVRALLYRYRFTTRSERRETGLWWHRTLVREYLSPVRAPATTRHPFR, encoded by the coding sequence ATGGACTGGTTCACGGCACCGGAGCTCTGGCTCGCCCGGGAGATGGCGCAGCGCGGCCTGGCGCTGCTCTACGTCGTCGCCTTCCTCACCTCGGCGCTCCAGTTCCGTCCGCTGATCGGCGAGAAGGGCATACTGCCCGCGGACCGGTTCGTCCGCGCGGTGCCGTTCCGGAGCGCTCCCGGACTGTTCCAGTGGCACTTCTCCGACCGCTTCTTCGCCGCCGTCGCCTGGTCGGGCGCGGCGCTGGCCGCCGCTCTGGCGGCGGGCGCCGGGGACGCCGTGCCGCTCGGGGCCGCGATGGCGGCGTGGGCGGTGCTGTGGGCGTTGTACCTGTCGATCGTGAACGTGGGGCAGACCTGGTACGGCTTCGGCTGGGAGTCGCTGCTGCTGGAGGCGGGATTCCTGGCCGTCTTCCTGGGCAACGACTCCGTCGGACCGCCCGTGCTGGTGCTGTGGCTGCTGCGCTGGCTGCTGTTCCGGGTGGAGTTCGGTGCGGGCCTGATCAAGTGGCGGGGCGACCACTGCTGGCGTGAGCTGACCTGCCTGGACCACCACCACGAGACTCAGCCCATGCCGGGACCGTTCAGCTGGCACTTCCACCAGCTGCCGCGCCGCATGCACCGGGTGGAGGTGGCCGCCAACCACGTCACGCAGCTGCTGGTGCCGTTCGCGCTGCTGCTCCCGCAGCCGGTCGCCGGGGCGGCCGCCGCGCTGATGATCGTCACCCAGCTGTGGTTGGTGCTGTCCGGGAACTTCGCCTGGCTGAACTGGTTGACCGTCGTGATCGCGTGCGCGGCGCTGGACACCTCGCTGGTGACCGGACCTCGCGCCTACGGCGCCACGCCGCTGTGGTTCGCCGCCCTGGTGTGCGCGCTGACCGTGCTGGTGGCCGTGCTCAGCTACCGCCCGGTCCGCAACCTGACCTCCCCGCGGCAGCGGATGAACCGCTCGTTCGACCCCCTGCATCTGGTCAACACCTACGGAGCGTTCGGCAGCGTGACGCGGGTGCGCCAGGAGATCGTGCTCGAGGGGACGGACGCCGAGCACCCGGACGAGGACACCGTGTGGCGGGAGTACGACTTCCGCGGGAAGCCCGGCGACCCGCGCCGTCGGCCGCGGCAGTACGCTCCGTACCACCTGCGGCTGGACTGGATGATGTGGTTCGCCGCGCTCTCCCCCGCGTACGCCCGTGGCTGGTTCGACGCGTTCGTGCTGCGGCTGCTGCGGTCGGATCCGGACACCCTGCGGCTGCTCCGCCGCAACCCGTTCCCGGACGGCGCGCCGACGCACGTACGGGCGCTGCTCTACCGCTACCGGTTCACCACCAGGTCCGAGCGCCGGGAGACGGGCCTGTGGTGGCACCGCACCCTGGTCCGCGAATACCTCTCGCCCGTACGGGCGCCCGCCACGACACGTCACCCGTTCCGGTGA
- a CDS encoding sulfotransferase produces the protein MSLRRTLNTSLRKATGFEIRRASIPETAKPKPKAAEKAPRPKPIGFRETKNPELDRLLRKPVFIMSPVRSGSTLLRVLVGGHSKLHAPHELHIRRLSVGYGTSISKKAMDALDLDTADLEHLLWDRVMHRELVKHGGEFIVEKTPSNAFAWKRIAACWPDARYIFLLRHPASIARSWHESDPEKRSEEEATADALRYMKAVERARGGLTGHLVRYEDLTADPEQALKGICSFLDLEFEPQMLEYGQREKSDMKRGLGDWREKILSGSVQPGRELPSLDEVPELLRPMCEAWGYTKDAEGAHSA, from the coding sequence ATGAGCCTTCGAAGGACACTGAACACATCCCTGCGCAAAGCCACCGGCTTCGAGATCCGGCGCGCGTCCATCCCGGAGACCGCCAAGCCGAAGCCGAAGGCAGCCGAGAAGGCTCCGCGGCCCAAGCCGATCGGGTTCCGCGAGACGAAGAACCCGGAGCTCGACCGCCTGCTGCGCAAGCCGGTCTTCATCATGTCGCCGGTGCGCTCCGGCTCCACCCTGCTGCGCGTGCTCGTCGGCGGCCATTCCAAGCTGCACGCCCCGCACGAGCTCCACATCCGCCGGCTGAGCGTCGGGTACGGCACGTCCATCTCCAAGAAGGCCATGGATGCCCTGGACCTGGACACCGCCGACCTGGAGCACCTGCTGTGGGACAGGGTCATGCACCGTGAACTGGTCAAGCACGGTGGCGAGTTCATCGTCGAGAAGACGCCGAGCAACGCTTTCGCCTGGAAGCGCATCGCCGCCTGCTGGCCGGACGCCCGCTACATCTTCCTGCTCCGCCACCCGGCCTCCATCGCCCGTTCCTGGCACGAGTCGGACCCGGAGAAGCGTTCGGAGGAGGAGGCCACCGCCGACGCCCTGCGCTACATGAAGGCCGTCGAGCGGGCCCGTGGCGGCCTCACCGGCCACCTTGTCCGCTACGAGGACCTCACCGCCGACCCGGAGCAGGCCCTCAAGGGCATCTGCTCCTTCCTCGACCTGGAGTTCGAGCCGCAGATGCTCGAGTACGGCCAGCGTGAGAAGAGCGACATGAAGCGCGGTCTGGGCGACTGGCGGGAGAAGATCCTCAGCGGCAGCGTGCAGCCGGGCCGGGAGCTGCCCTCCCTCGACGAGGTCCCCGAGCTGCTCCGCCCGATGTGTGAGGCCTGGGGCTACACCAAGGATGCGGAGGGCGCGCACTCCGCATGA
- a CDS encoding glycosyltransferase family 4 protein, giving the protein MKIRYLLLHAYGTGGTIRTVMNQANTLVAAGHDIEIVSVIRHRDEIQFPLDDRVAVTSLIDGREARAGAQGWKDGLKNPEDIALAHTDPELVPAGEFGVRYFNRYVEVVVGAYLEGLTDGILVTTRPALNILAAHHAPRHLVRVAQEHMNLSVHRKDVVAAIEKHYPSFDAVAVLTHRDREDYGQLLPDTRLVRIPNAVHSMDQQPSDWSRKVAVAAGRLAPQKGFDMLIPAWAKVAERHPDWQLRIFGHGEKRAQLRALIEKHHLYNHVLLMGQTKALDDELAKSSMYVLSSRFEGLPMVMIEAMTHALPVVSFDCPTGPADVLTDGQEGMLVPAEDIDALADALIRLMDDKALREKMGTAALETAQNYAPAAVHPQWETLFTELLTAPGRD; this is encoded by the coding sequence ATGAAGATCCGCTACCTGCTGCTGCACGCCTACGGCACCGGCGGCACGATCCGTACCGTGATGAACCAGGCCAACACCCTGGTCGCCGCGGGTCACGACATCGAGATCGTCAGCGTCATAAGGCACCGCGACGAGATCCAGTTCCCGCTGGACGACCGGGTCGCCGTCACCTCCCTGATCGACGGCCGCGAGGCCAGGGCCGGCGCCCAGGGCTGGAAGGACGGCCTCAAGAACCCGGAGGACATCGCGCTCGCCCACACCGACCCGGAGCTCGTCCCGGCCGGCGAGTTCGGAGTGCGGTACTTCAACCGGTACGTCGAGGTCGTGGTCGGCGCGTACCTCGAAGGGCTCACCGACGGCATCCTGGTCACCACCCGGCCGGCGCTGAACATCCTCGCCGCGCACCACGCGCCCCGTCACCTGGTGCGGGTCGCGCAGGAGCACATGAACCTGTCGGTGCACCGCAAGGACGTCGTCGCGGCGATCGAGAAGCACTACCCCAGCTTCGACGCGGTCGCCGTACTCACCCACCGGGACCGGGAGGACTACGGGCAGCTTCTTCCCGACACCCGTCTGGTGCGGATTCCGAACGCCGTCCACTCGATGGACCAGCAGCCGTCCGACTGGTCCCGCAAGGTCGCGGTCGCGGCCGGCCGGCTCGCCCCGCAGAAGGGCTTCGACATGCTGATCCCGGCATGGGCGAAGGTGGCCGAGCGGCACCCCGACTGGCAGCTCCGCATCTTCGGCCACGGCGAGAAGCGGGCCCAGCTGCGGGCGCTCATCGAGAAGCACCACCTCTACAACCATGTGCTGCTCATGGGCCAGACCAAGGCACTGGACGACGAGCTGGCCAAGTCCTCGATGTACGTGCTGAGTTCGCGCTTCGAAGGGCTTCCGATGGTGATGATCGAAGCCATGACGCACGCCCTGCCGGTGGTGAGTTTCGACTGCCCGACGGGCCCCGCCGACGTGCTCACCGACGGCCAGGAGGGCATGCTCGTACCGGCGGAGGACATCGACGCCCTCGCCGACGCGCTGATCCGCCTGATGGACGACAAGGCACTGCGCGAGAAGATGGGCACGGCAGCGCTGGAGACGGCGCAGAACTACGCCCCCGCCGCGGTGCACCCGCAGTGGGAGACGCTGTTCACCGAACTCCTCACCGCCCCCGGGCGGGACTGA
- the cysC gene encoding adenylyl-sulfate kinase, producing MNAAGDDRRGATVWLTGLPSAGKTTIARALANHLARDGRRVEVLDGDEIRTFLTAGLGFSREDRDTNVQRIGYVAELLASNGVIAVVPVIAPYADSRESVRKRHQASGTTYLEVHVSTPVEECSERDVKGLYARQAAGEISGLTGVDDPYEAPEAPDLRLDTRGRGVEESAGAVHALLTERGLA from the coding sequence ATGAACGCAGCCGGCGACGACCGGCGGGGGGCCACCGTGTGGCTCACCGGCCTGCCCAGTGCGGGGAAGACCACGATCGCCCGCGCGCTGGCAAACCACCTGGCCCGCGACGGCCGCCGGGTGGAGGTGCTGGACGGGGACGAGATCCGGACCTTCCTCACCGCCGGGCTGGGCTTCTCCCGCGAGGACCGGGACACCAACGTGCAGCGGATCGGCTACGTGGCCGAGCTTCTCGCCTCCAACGGGGTGATCGCGGTCGTCCCGGTGATCGCCCCGTACGCGGACAGCCGGGAGTCCGTCCGCAAGCGTCACCAGGCGTCGGGCACCACCTACCTTGAGGTGCACGTCTCCACCCCGGTCGAGGAGTGCTCCGAGCGGGACGTGAAGGGTCTCTACGCACGTCAGGCCGCCGGGGAGATCTCCGGTCTCACCGGCGTCGACGACCCGTACGAGGCGCCGGAGGCGCCCGATCTGCGGCTGGACACCCGTGGCCGCGGCGTCGAGGAGTCGGCCGGCGCGGTGCACGCCCTGCTGACCGAGAGGGGCCTGGCATGA
- the cysD gene encoding sulfate adenylyltransferase subunit CysD, producing the protein MSAAVPGQEGPYGAELPDEPYALSHLDALESEAVHIFREVAGEFERPVILFSGGKDSIVMLHLAIKAFAPAPVPFSLLHVDTGHNFPEVLAHRDATVERHNLRLHVAHVQDFIDDGTLRERPDGTRNPLQTVPLLDAIDKNRFDAVFGGGRRDEEKARAKERVFSLRDEFGGWDPRRQRPELWQLYNGRHSPGEHVRVFPLSNWTELDVWQYIGHEKIELPAIYYAHRREVFSRNGMWLSAGDWGGPTDTEKTTLQTRTVRYRTVGDMSCTGAVDSDADTNDAIITEIAASRLTERGATRADDKMSEAAMEDRKREGYF; encoded by the coding sequence ATGAGCGCGGCCGTCCCGGGCCAGGAGGGCCCGTACGGCGCGGAACTGCCCGACGAGCCGTACGCGTTGTCGCATCTGGACGCGTTGGAGTCGGAGGCGGTACACATCTTCCGGGAGGTGGCCGGGGAGTTCGAACGCCCCGTGATCCTCTTCTCCGGAGGCAAGGACTCCATCGTCATGCTGCACCTGGCGATCAAGGCCTTCGCCCCCGCCCCGGTGCCCTTCTCCCTCCTCCACGTCGACACCGGCCACAACTTCCCCGAAGTCCTCGCCCACCGCGACGCCACCGTCGAACGCCACAACCTCCGCCTCCACGTCGCCCACGTCCAGGACTTCATCGACGACGGCACCCTCCGCGAACGCCCCGACGGCACACGCAACCCCCTCCAGACCGTCCCCCTCCTCGACGCCATCGACAAGAACCGCTTCGACGCCGTCTTCGGCGGCGGCCGCCGCGACGAGGAGAAGGCCCGCGCCAAGGAACGCGTCTTCTCCCTCCGCGACGAATTCGGCGGCTGGGACCCCCGCCGCCAGCGCCCCGAACTGTGGCAGCTCTACAACGGCCGCCACTCCCCCGGCGAACACGTCCGCGTCTTCCCCCTGTCCAACTGGACCGAACTCGACGTGTGGCAGTACATCGGCCACGAGAAGATCGAACTCCCCGCCATCTACTACGCCCACCGCCGCGAGGTCTTCTCCCGCAACGGCATGTGGCTCTCCGCCGGCGACTGGGGCGGCCCCACCGACACCGAGAAGACCACCCTGCAGACCCGCACCGTGCGCTACCGCACCGTCGGCGACATGTCCTGCACCGGCGCCGTCGACTCCGACGCCGACACCAACGACGCGATCATCACCGAGATCGCCGCCTCCCGCCTCACCGAACGCGGCGCCACCCGCGCCGACGACAAGATGTCCGAAGCCGCCATGGAAGACCGCAAGCGCGAGGGATACTTCTAG
- a CDS encoding carbohydrate ABC transporter permease gives MTRFGRIAVYVTLLAASAVTIVPLLYMLTLSLQTEGETLSGEAVLLPETPQWGNYVTLFEEAPFGNFIINSLVVAGGITLAHLVFDPMIGYVFAKFDFPLKNTIFVAILATLMIPLFVRMIPLYVMMSNLGWLNSYQALILPFVMDGFGIFLMRQFIQPIPDDLLDAGRVDGASEFAVYRRVVLPQVKPALAVLGLFTFVFQWNEFLWPLVATTTEDMRTIPVGLTLFNQEHFTLWHLTAAGSVIMFVPTALILVFAQRYFVRGIALTGLK, from the coding sequence ATGACCCGGTTCGGCCGGATCGCGGTCTACGTGACGCTGCTCGCGGCGAGCGCGGTCACCATCGTGCCGCTGCTGTACATGCTGACGCTGTCGCTCCAGACGGAGGGCGAGACGCTGTCCGGCGAGGCGGTGCTGCTCCCGGAGACCCCGCAGTGGGGCAACTACGTCACACTCTTCGAGGAGGCGCCGTTCGGGAACTTCATCATCAACAGTTTGGTCGTCGCGGGCGGCATCACGCTCGCCCACCTGGTCTTCGACCCGATGATCGGCTATGTCTTCGCCAAGTTCGACTTCCCGCTGAAGAACACGATCTTCGTGGCGATCCTGGCGACGCTGATGATCCCGCTCTTCGTACGGATGATCCCGCTGTATGTGATGATGTCCAATCTGGGCTGGCTCAACAGCTACCAGGCGCTGATCCTGCCGTTCGTCATGGACGGCTTCGGCATCTTCCTGATGCGGCAGTTCATCCAGCCCATCCCGGACGACCTGCTGGACGCCGGGCGGGTGGACGGCGCCTCCGAGTTCGCCGTCTACCGACGGGTGGTGCTACCGCAGGTCAAGCCCGCCCTGGCGGTGCTGGGGCTGTTCACCTTCGTCTTCCAGTGGAACGAGTTCCTGTGGCCGCTGGTGGCCACCACCACCGAGGACATGCGCACCATCCCGGTCGGGCTGACCCTGTTCAACCAGGAGCACTTCACGCTCTGGCACCTCACCGCTGCCGGATCGGTGATCATGTTCGTGCCCACTGCGCTGATCCTGGTCTTCGCCCAGCGCTACTTCGTCCGGGGCATCGCCCTGACCGGTCTCAAGTAG
- a CDS encoding sugar ABC transporter permease, with product MALKTAVRERSPRPPQPAPRRPKGGTLQARRARTAYLFLTPALLFFALFFYMPIADIVNTSMHSGPQADRFSGLGNYVDAFGDPSVRNSFSVTLIFAVGTTVGAIVLGLALALLVNRPLRGRTLIRLALLVPYLTSVAVVGLLWRNILDPQLGILNRMLTEFGLPTQAWLNTDPLATIILVTLWQIAGYTMILFLAGLQGIPEVYYEAATIDGANQWQQFWRITLPLLAPTTLFVSVMAVISGLQAFGQAYIITNGGPADATDLYVFHVFEVAFRSRDFGYSSALSVLLLFVIIAFTAVQLRAGRRGEVQY from the coding sequence ATGGCGCTCAAGACCGCCGTTCGGGAGAGGTCACCCAGGCCGCCGCAGCCCGCGCCGCGGCGGCCGAAGGGCGGCACGCTGCAGGCCCGCCGGGCCCGCACCGCCTACCTCTTCCTCACACCCGCCCTGCTCTTCTTCGCGCTCTTCTTCTACATGCCGATCGCGGACATCGTGAACACCAGCATGCACTCCGGGCCCCAGGCGGACCGGTTCAGCGGGCTCGGCAACTACGTCGACGCCTTCGGCGACCCCTCCGTCCGGAACTCCTTCAGCGTCACCCTGATCTTCGCGGTCGGCACCACCGTCGGCGCGATCGTCCTGGGCCTGGCGCTGGCACTGCTGGTCAACCGGCCACTGCGCGGCCGCACCCTGATCCGGCTGGCGCTGCTGGTGCCGTACCTGACCTCGGTCGCCGTCGTCGGTCTGCTGTGGCGCAACATCCTCGACCCGCAGCTGGGCATCCTCAACCGGATGCTCACCGAGTTCGGCCTGCCCACCCAGGCCTGGCTCAACACCGACCCCCTCGCCACCATCATCCTGGTCACCCTCTGGCAGATCGCCGGCTACACCATGATCCTCTTCCTCGCCGGCCTGCAGGGCATCCCGGAGGTCTACTACGAGGCGGCCACCATCGACGGCGCCAACCAGTGGCAGCAGTTCTGGCGCATCACGCTGCCGCTGCTCGCGCCCACCACCCTGTTCGTCTCGGTGATGGCGGTGATCTCCGGCCTCCAGGCCTTCGGCCAGGCGTACATCATCACCAACGGCGGACCGGCCGACGCCACCGACCTGTACGTCTTCCACGTCTTCGAGGTCGCCTTCCGCAGCCGCGACTTCGGCTACTCCTCCGCCCTGTCGGTGCTGCTGCTGTTCGTCATCATCGCGTTCACCGCCGTGCAACTGCGCGCCGGCCGCCGTGGGGAGGTGCAGTACTGA